AGGTCTTCATGAACAGCCCCGAGTTCCTGCTGGCGCTGGCGCACAAGCTCAAGGCCACCGGCATCAAGCCGGAAATCGAGGTGTTCGAAGCCGGCATGATCGCCAACGCGATGCGGCTGGCCAAGCGCGGGGAAATTTCGCATCCGCTGCATTTCGACTTCGTGCTGGGCGTGCCGGGCGGCATGCCGGGCGGCGTGCGGGCCCTGCAATTTCTGGTGGACGCGTTGCCGGCCATGTGCACCTGGTCGGTGGCCGGCGTCGGTTCTCAGCAGCTGCCGATGGCGACGCTGGCGATTCTGATGGGGGGACACGTGCGCGTCGGCTTGGAGGACAACCTGTTTTACCGCAAGGGTGAACTCGCCGAGAGCAACGCCCAGCTGGTCGCTCGCGTGGTGCGTCTGGCCCACGAACTCGGCCGCGAGGTCGCCAGCCCGGACGAGGCGCGCGAGATTCTCGGCCTGCCCCCGCACCCCTGACATGGAGCGACATGTGACCTTGACCACCCTCGATGAAAGCCCCTTCGGCGTCCACCGGGTGGTGGCTCCCGCAGGCGTTCTGCCCTATCAGGCCCAGCGCCTGGAACTCGATTCGCCGCTGCGCCCGGGAGAGGTGCGCCTGGCCGTCGAGAAGCTG
This sequence is a window from Candidatus Sericytochromatia bacterium. Protein-coding genes within it:
- a CDS encoding 3-keto-5-aminohexanoate cleavage protein, which produces MDKLVITCAPVGAEVMKTDNPAVPYGPREIADASLAAVAAGASLIHLHARDEAGRPSQEPALFREIFTRIRAGANPILQISTGGAVTATTAERLAPLDDAACVAALEMASFTCGTVNFGDEVFMNSPEFLLALAHKLKATGIKPEIEVFEAGMIANAMRLAKRGEISHPLHFDFVLGVPGGMPGGVRALQFLVDALPAMCTWSVAGVGSQQLPMATLAILMGGHVRVGLEDNLFYRKGELAESNAQLVARVVRLAHELGREVASPDEAREILGLPPHP